The Mytilus galloprovincialis chromosome 7, xbMytGall1.hap1.1, whole genome shotgun sequence genome has a window encoding:
- the LOC143083167 gene encoding uncharacterized protein LOC143083167, with product MASEREIIDLKEIVEDRAWNFYTKCRKKWQPKKRKNVNLVFDWSEVTFDVKEPKYTEKSGSEKLVSNIIFKSVFENKSKTEQSHSLKAERQTVASCKASLTKCYTISTNMALTLSAPKSVATASVGYSAGYTVTYNKETTDQKTLTWATEGNLTVAPESKLTAELEIIEKQCEYTFETKVAINGTVIVNIHSRKNKNKFLKVYTGDMKAILSDKIKDIESDGRTVYIDIKGECDFKYGIEQQIVIS from the coding sequence ATGGCATCAGAAAGAGAGATTATTGACTTGAAAGAAATCGTAGAAGACCGGGCATGGAATTTCTACACCAAATGCCGCAAAAAGTGGCAACCAAAGAAACGGAAAAATGTAAACCTCGTTTTTGACTGGTCAGAAGTTACTTTTGATGTGAAAGAGCCAAAGTACACCGAGAAATCTGGCTCGGAAAAGTTagtttcaaatataatttttaaatcagtatttgaaaacaaaagtaaaactgAGCAGTCGCATTCTCTGAAAGCTGAAAGGCAAACCGTGGCTTCATGCAAGGCATCACTGACGAAGTGCTACACTATAAGTACAAACATGGCCCTTACACTTTCAGCTCCAAAGAGCGTGGCCACGGCGTCCGTAGGATATTCTGCTGGATACACGGTAACATACAATAAAGAAACCACAGACCAAAAGACTTTAACCTGGGCAACCGAAGGCAACCTGACTGTTGCCCCGGAATCAAAACTAACAGCCGAACTAGAAATCATTGAGAAACAATGTGAATATACATTTGAAACTAAAGTTGCTATTAATGGAACTGTGATTGTTAACATTCATAGtcggaaaaataaaaataaattcttaaAAGTGTACACCGGAGATATGAAAGCTATATTATCTGATAAAATAAAAGACATTGAAAGTGATGGGAGAACTGTATATATTGATATTAAAGGAGAATGTGACTTTAAATATGGAATAGAACAACAAATTGTGATTAGTTGA
- the LOC143083168 gene encoding uncharacterized protein LOC143083168: MAEKEEYTIPDAITEEISSKIVETYISIPGLEVKWKIPGIGTAELKNNCSVTPTFNTESLEVVAVVKKDNGVEHKYKYTVQKLPGEIIPSECSTKFKDGQITIVLKKANQSSWEVLLQRGLEQAK, translated from the exons ATGGCAGAAAAGGAAGAATATACAATTCCTGATG CTATCACAGAAGAAATCAGTTCTAAGATTGTAGAGACCTATATCAGTATACCTGGTCTGGAGGTCAAGTGGAAGATACCAGGTATAGGCACTGCTGAACTCAAGAATAACTGTTCAGTTACTCCTACATTTAACACAGA GTCTCTAGAAGTGGTTGCTGTTGTCAAGAAGGATAATGGAGTggaacataaatataaatacacagTGCAAAAACTTCCAGGGGAGATAATTCCTTCAGAATGTTCAACCAAG TTTAAAGATGGCCAGATTACGATAGTACTAAAGAAAGCCAACCAGTCATCTTGGGAAGTTCTATTGCAACGAGGACTTGAACAGGCCAAGTGA
- the LOC143083166 gene encoding uncharacterized protein LOC143083166, producing the protein MAEESEYRIPKATVQEIDKKTVEVDIRIPNLEVKAKIPGIGTAKLKDNCTVTPSFEANSLQITAIIKKNDIENKFRYDIRKLPGEIIPEKCTTKYKDDLITVLLHKAEPSSWEIQLKRGLEQAKD; encoded by the exons ATGGCAGAGGAATCTGAATATCGCATTCCCAAAG CCACTGTTCAAGAAATTGACAAGAAAACAGTAGAAGTTGATATAAGAATACCTAATTTGGAAGTGAAAGCCAAGATTCCAGGGATAGGAACTGCTAAACTAAAGGATAACTGTACAGTAACACCCAGTTTTGAGGCAAA ttcACTTCAAATTACTGCCATTATTAAGAAGAATGATATTGAAAATAAGTTTAGATATGATATAAGAAAGTTACCAGGGGAGATAATTCCAGAAAAATGCACCACAAAG TACAAAGATGATCTGATAACTGTATTACTACACAAAGCTGAGCCATCATCATGGGAGATACAATTAAAGAGAGGACTTGAGCAAGCTAAAGATTAA